GAAATTGTCCAAAAACCGAGCTTATCGAAAGTGCATAAGTTCTGTTGAGTTCAGTTTGGAGGTTGAATTTATGAAATCGATCAATCTCTTTACGCCGATTGCTCATGGCTTTGAGGTTCTGTTCCGTGGGAAAACTCAGTCCGTGTCATCGCAACGCACGACGCAGCCATCCGATGACCTCGCTACTCAACTCACGTTGAGTCTGAAGCAGCTTGAACAGTTCAAAGCAGCCGCGACGACTCAGTTTACTCCCACGGCGGATTCCGCTCAGCGCCAGCGCAATGCATGGCAGGGATTTGTTCGTTGGTTGACCCAAGCGCCAGAACTGCGCGTCTGGCAGACCCGACATGCCAGCGGGCAGGTGGACTGGCACGCCTATGACCCAGAGCGCGATCGCCACTTTTCGACCGATTCTGAAGACGAAATGCGGCGCTGGATCGAGGCACGCTACGCAGGATAAAGAGAGCAGGGGCTGACCCCTAATCTCCAAAATGCTGAAACCCCTGGTCGAGACGGAGAGACTCATCGGGGGTTTCGCCCGTTTCGTCTCGCAAGATCACATCGTGGCCGGCAACAATGTCGCCGACAATGGCGGAACCCGGCAACTGAGCCTGGAGCGCTTGGGCGATCGCCCCCGGCAGGCACATCACCAGTTCAAAGTCTTCGCCGCCATACAGCGCCCAGGCGATCGCCTGCGGTTCTCCCACCCAGTCCACCAGCCCCACGGGGAGCGGAATCTGGCGGCGATGCAGCACCGCGCCCACGCCGCTGGCCCGGCAGATTTGCAGCACCGCGTCGGCGAGTCCATCGCTGCTGTCCATTGCAGTGAGCGGGGCAGTTGGGGGGTTGAAGCGCCCTTTCCCGTCAGTCTCCCCCTCTCCTGCGGCCCCGCAGGCCCGCAACAGCGGCATCACATCCAGCCGGGGCAAAGGACGCTGATGGGCGCGGATCAGGGCAGCGCGATCGCCCTCGGTGAGGCCCTCGCCTTGCTCAGGATGAATCAACAACTCCAGACCAGCGCGAGAGGCTCCGTGGGGGCCCGTGACCCAAATTACGTCGCCCGGTCGGGCCGTAGCGCGACGCAGGACATGGCCTGGGTCTACTTCGCCAAAGGCGGCGATCGCCACGGTAAACACGGGCGATCGGCAGAGATCCCCGCCGACAATCGGCGTGTTGAATTGGCTCAGACAGTCGGTCATGCCTTGATAAAGCTGCTCGATCCAGTCCACAGGCAGATCACCGGGCAGCCCCAGCCCCACGGTAATGCCCAACGGCGCAGCGCCCATCGCCGCCAGATCCGACAGGTTCGCCGCTACGGCCCGCCAGCCCGCATCCGCAGGCGACGTGGTGATCACGCCCGGCGAGGCCAGCCCGACGCTGAAGTGAACGCCATCCACTAGCAAATCTTCGGTGACGACGAGCGATCGCCCCGGCGAAACCGTCAGCAGGGCCGCGTCGTCGCCAACCATCCCCGCCGGGCAAAAGGTCTGAATGCGACGGAGCAGGCCCTGTTCGCCGAGGTGTTTGACTTGCAAGGATTCAGATACCATCAGAAAAGCGGATTGGCAAGAGTGGGAATGCAATTTATCGATCAGGCGGAAGTCGAAGTTGAGGCCGGAAAAGGCGGCGATGGGCTGGTGGCCTTTCACCGGGAGAAATACGTGCCTGCGGGCGGGCCGTCGGGCGGCAACGGCGGGCACGGCGGCTCGGTGATTTTAGAAGCAGCGACGGATTTGCAGACGCTGCTCGACTTTCGCTATGCCCGCAAGTTTAAGGCAGAAGACGGGCAGCGCGGCGGCCCGAAGAATATGACCGGGGCTTCGGGGA
The Thermoleptolyngbya sichuanensis A183 DNA segment above includes these coding regions:
- the thiL gene encoding thiamine-phosphate kinase — translated: MVSESLQVKHLGEQGLLRRIQTFCPAGMVGDDAALLTVSPGRSLVVTEDLLVDGVHFSVGLASPGVITTSPADAGWRAVAANLSDLAAMGAAPLGITVGLGLPGDLPVDWIEQLYQGMTDCLSQFNTPIVGGDLCRSPVFTVAIAAFGEVDPGHVLRRATARPGDVIWVTGPHGASRAGLELLIHPEQGEGLTEGDRAALIRAHQRPLPRLDVMPLLRACGAAGEGETDGKGRFNPPTAPLTAMDSSDGLADAVLQICRASGVGAVLHRRQIPLPVGLVDWVGEPQAIAWALYGGEDFELVMCLPGAIAQALQAQLPGSAIVGDIVAGHDVILRDETGETPDESLRLDQGFQHFGD